A genomic window from Candidatus Krumholzibacteriia bacterium includes:
- a CDS encoding acyl-CoA dehydrogenase, whose protein sequence is MADFLTNFDLNDEQKMIRDMIRDFAVKEVEPIAAEIDESMEFPRENVDKLAQLGILGMTVPPEYGGGGMDTLSYSIVVEELSRVCASTGITVAAAVSLGITPILLNGNEEQKKKWLPDLASGKHLGAFGLTEPGAGSDSGGTRTTALLENGEWLINGSKQFITNATYAGLAIITARTDPGSQRSKGISAIVVPTDAPGYRLGTKENKLGIRASDTRELIFEDCRAPEENLLGEKDTGFVTFMKTLEGGRISIGAMALGIAQGSLDKAAVYAQEREQFGKPIASFQSIGNKLADMATEVEAARHLVYHASRLKDAGRSFAKEASMAKLFASEVASRAASQAIQIYGGYGYTKDYPVERYYRDAKLTEIGEGTSEIQRLVIARKVLEEYAI, encoded by the coding sequence ATGGCGGATTTCCTGACGAACTTCGACCTGAATGATGAACAGAAGATGATCCGCGACATGATCCGCGACTTTGCGGTGAAGGAAGTGGAACCCATTGCGGCCGAGATCGACGAGAGCATGGAGTTCCCCAGAGAGAATGTCGACAAGCTGGCGCAGCTGGGGATTCTCGGCATGACGGTTCCCCCCGAGTACGGCGGGGGCGGCATGGACACCCTGAGTTATTCAATTGTTGTCGAAGAACTGTCTCGCGTTTGCGCAAGCACCGGGATCACGGTTGCGGCGGCAGTAAGTCTCGGGATCACGCCCATTCTTCTCAATGGGAATGAGGAACAGAAGAAGAAGTGGCTCCCCGATCTGGCGAGCGGCAAACACCTCGGGGCTTTCGGGCTGACCGAGCCCGGTGCCGGAAGTGATTCCGGAGGGACCCGCACGACGGCTCTTCTCGAAAACGGGGAGTGGCTCATCAACGGAAGCAAGCAGTTCATTACGAACGCAACTTATGCGGGTCTGGCGATCATCACGGCACGAACGGATCCGGGTTCCCAAAGGAGCAAGGGCATCTCGGCGATTGTGGTGCCGACCGATGCGCCGGGATATCGTCTGGGCACCAAGGAAAACAAGTTGGGCATCCGGGCCAGCGACACTCGCGAACTGATTTTCGAGGATTGCCGTGCGCCGGAAGAGAACCTTCTCGGCGAGAAGGACACGGGCTTTGTCACCTTCATGAAGACTCTGGAAGGGGGACGAATCTCTATTGGAGCGATGGCGCTGGGCATCGCCCAGGGGTCGCTCGACAAGGCAGCGGTCTATGCCCAGGAGCGGGAGCAATTCGGAAAACCGATTGCGAGTTTCCAGAGCATCGGCAACAAGCTGGCCGACATGGCAACAGAGGTCGAGGCGGCACGTCATCTGGTCTACCACGCCTCCCGTTTGAAAGATGCAGGGCGTTCCTTTGCCAAGGAAGCCTCCATGGCGAAACTCTTTGCGAGTGAAGTTGCCAGCCGTGCGGCAAGCCAGGCGATCCAGATTTATGGTGGCTATGGTTACACGAAGGACTACCCCGTCGAGCGCTACTACCGGGATGCCAAGCTGACAGAGATCGGCGAGGGAACCAGCGAGATTCAGCGACTGGTGATTGCCCGCAAGGTGCTGGAAGAATACGCAATCTAG
- a CDS encoding dipeptidase, producing the protein MTRVIERIRSQSEEHLEDLQDFLRIPSISADADSREAVQEAARWLSDRLEKMGASPEIVQTEGHPIVCGELPGPEDAPTLLVYGHYDVQPVDPLELWDSAPFEPEIREGAVFARGASDDKGQLLCHVFAAEALLAEQGALPVKLKFLFEGEEEVGSPSLKPFVLENLDRLSCDAVLVSDTSFYSREIPSLLYGLRGLAYVELRLRGPNRDLHSGEFGGAVANPADVLARMIASLHDENRRVNVPGFYDRVRPLEDSEREAFASLPFREEEYCRELGVEALEGEEAYTALEQLWARPTLEVNGMWSGFTGEGAKTVLPSEASAKLSMRLVPDQDPREIEDALEAHLRAIAPDSVKLEFIRHHGGNPFLAAPDNAFVRAARDSVSEAFGREPVMLRSGGSIPVVETFSTQLRSPVVLMGFGLPDDRLHSPNEKMDLDQFHKGIEACALFLNKAARVGLE; encoded by the coding sequence TTGACCAGGGTCATTGAGAGAATTCGTTCGCAGTCCGAAGAGCATCTGGAAGACCTCCAGGACTTTCTTCGCATCCCGAGCATCAGCGCCGATGCAGACAGCCGGGAAGCGGTGCAGGAAGCGGCCCGCTGGCTCTCCGATCGACTGGAGAAGATGGGAGCTTCCCCGGAAATCGTCCAGACCGAAGGACACCCGATTGTCTGCGGAGAACTTCCCGGTCCCGAGGATGCGCCGACGCTCCTGGTCTACGGCCACTACGATGTGCAACCCGTCGACCCTCTGGAACTCTGGGACAGTGCTCCCTTTGAGCCCGAGATTCGTGAAGGGGCGGTCTTTGCGCGAGGAGCTTCGGATGACAAGGGGCAATTGCTTTGCCATGTTTTTGCCGCCGAAGCCCTTCTTGCTGAGCAGGGCGCATTGCCGGTGAAACTGAAGTTCCTCTTCGAGGGAGAAGAGGAAGTGGGCAGCCCCTCCCTGAAGCCTTTTGTGCTGGAGAATCTGGATCGACTGTCCTGCGATGCCGTGCTGGTCAGCGACACTTCTTTCTATTCGCGGGAGATTCCCAGCCTGCTTTACGGGCTCCGGGGGCTGGCCTATGTGGAACTGCGCCTGAGAGGCCCGAACCGCGATCTTCACAGTGGCGAGTTCGGAGGAGCCGTTGCCAATCCTGCCGATGTGCTCGCGCGAATGATTGCCTCCCTTCACGACGAGAATCGTCGCGTGAATGTTCCCGGTTTCTATGACCGGGTTCGCCCTTTGGAAGATAGCGAGCGCGAGGCCTTTGCCAGTCTGCCGTTTCGCGAGGAGGAGTATTGCCGGGAACTTGGGGTGGAAGCTCTTGAAGGCGAAGAGGCTTACACGGCCCTCGAGCAACTCTGGGCAAGACCGACCCTGGAAGTGAACGGGATGTGGAGTGGCTTTACCGGGGAAGGCGCCAAGACGGTTCTCCCCTCGGAAGCTTCGGCGAAACTGTCGATGCGTCTGGTTCCCGATCAGGACCCCCGTGAAATCGAGGATGCCCTGGAAGCGCATCTGAGGGCGATCGCTCCCGATTCCGTGAAGCTGGAGTTCATTCGTCACCACGGAGGCAATCCATTTTTGGCGGCCCCCGACAATGCCTTTGTCCGCGCAGCCCGCGACTCGGTCTCCGAAGCCTTTGGACGGGAGCCGGTGATGCTTCGAAGTGGAGGGAGTATCCCGGTCGTGGAAACTTTCAGCACCCAACTTCGTTCTCCTGTTGTGCTGATGGGTTTCGGGCTTCCGGATGACCGGCTTCACTCGCCGAACGAAAAAATGGACCTCGATCAGTTTCACAAAGGAATTGAGGCCTGCGCTCTTTTCCTGAATAAGGCTGCCCGTGTCGGGTTAGAATGA
- a CDS encoding YhjD/YihY/BrkB family envelope integrity protein, whose amino-acid sequence MRKIGTLFVDLLREYRRDRCGQAASSLAFGTLLSIVPLAALLAWLLRPFHRELAPLLDSLSRYFLPTPELQEIVQRNVQHYTDQALAMGLFGLGFFLLVAWGMLMNVESVFNDIWHVSERRGKVHKLGTFWATVILAPLLFVAGAALNQFLAELVAGHSFAGWFLGDLLPFALMLISLALGYWILPHTKVSKLASLSAALLATLLYQGVKWLFVRYLASFATFDRIYGILSVIPAFLVWLFLVWSVILLGAELSCSVDRMRGKSGSEEKSLDQGH is encoded by the coding sequence ATGAGGAAGATCGGGACACTGTTCGTGGATCTTTTACGGGAGTACCGCAGGGATCGCTGCGGGCAGGCCGCCTCCTCTCTGGCCTTCGGCACTCTTCTCAGCATTGTTCCCCTTGCCGCGCTTCTGGCCTGGCTTCTTCGTCCGTTTCACCGGGAACTTGCGCCTCTGCTGGATTCGCTCAGCCGTTATTTTCTTCCGACTCCCGAACTTCAGGAAATCGTTCAGCGCAATGTGCAGCACTACACGGATCAGGCTCTTGCCATGGGACTATTCGGACTGGGCTTCTTTCTCCTGGTGGCCTGGGGCATGCTGATGAATGTGGAATCGGTCTTCAATGACATCTGGCATGTGAGCGAGAGGCGCGGAAAAGTACACAAGCTGGGCACCTTCTGGGCGACCGTGATTCTGGCTCCCCTGCTCTTCGTGGCCGGGGCCGCGCTGAACCAGTTTCTGGCAGAGCTTGTCGCGGGACATTCCTTCGCGGGATGGTTTCTGGGCGACCTGCTCCCCTTTGCCCTGATGCTGATCTCCCTGGCACTCGGCTACTGGATCCTTCCTCACACGAAGGTCAGCAAGCTGGCCTCTCTCAGTGCTGCGCTTCTGGCAACGCTGCTTTATCAGGGGGTGAAGTGGCTCTTTGTCCGCTATCTTGCTAGCTTTGCGACCTTTGATCGCATCTACGGGATTCTGAGCGTGATTCCCGCTTTCCTCGTCTGGCTTTTCCTGGTCTGGAGTGTCATCTTGCTGGGAGCGGAACTGTCCTGTTCGGTCGATCGAATGCGCGGGAAATCCGGTAGCGAGGAGAAGAGCCTTGACCAGGGTCATTGA
- a CDS encoding ATP-binding cassette domain-containing protein, with the protein MKGARLLEARGISLPGILETMDLSFSAGEHCLIWGANGSGKTSLARLLAGLDTPGSGEILCSGNPPLPFLFQDPDSQFALSSVRDEVALGARHSGEAPIRRKEEGPSGRRLEETLRKFRLLELRDRNPHALSGGEKRRLGLASLTILDSPVLILDEPELHLDEKSWRSFQTFLEDLRGQGGLLIEISRDPDRALQADRMILLEEGRLIADARPEEVYREHRSRLIPRVDAWEDDPLPPPSSCLPPTGDTLLSVRDLGLNHPGGTSLLENLSLEIRERERILILGDNASGKSSLLKLLAGLADPDRGEINHQDSLRRALALQDPERACFAETVLEEAMFAPLRQGFSFEEAEAIAREALERMGLQFAEKDPLLLSAGEQRRLAIASLLAARPDLLLLDEAAAALDPDGIHLLRRALEGWSGTLLWADCCLPTGMESFFHRRLILQNGTLDEGVSG; encoded by the coding sequence ATGAAGGGCGCGCGTCTTCTGGAAGCACGGGGAATCTCCCTTCCCGGAATCCTCGAAACCATGGACCTGTCCTTTTCCGCCGGGGAGCATTGCCTGATCTGGGGAGCCAATGGTTCCGGGAAAACCTCTCTGGCCCGCCTTCTGGCCGGGCTGGATACTCCAGGCAGCGGAGAGATTCTCTGCTCTGGAAACCCTCCCCTGCCCTTTCTCTTTCAGGATCCCGACTCGCAGTTTGCTCTTTCCTCCGTCCGGGACGAAGTTGCCCTGGGTGCCCGTCACAGTGGCGAAGCTCCGATTCGTCGAAAAGAAGAGGGGCCGTCCGGGCGAAGGCTGGAGGAAACACTGAGGAAGTTCCGTCTCCTGGAACTCCGTGATCGCAATCCCCACGCGCTTTCAGGCGGGGAAAAACGCCGCCTGGGCCTGGCCTCCCTGACAATCCTCGACAGCCCGGTTCTCATTCTCGATGAGCCGGAGCTTCATCTGGACGAGAAGTCCTGGCGGAGCTTCCAGACCTTTCTGGAGGACTTGCGTGGTCAGGGCGGACTGCTGATCGAGATCAGTCGGGATCCGGATCGGGCGCTTCAGGCAGACCGGATGATTCTTCTCGAGGAAGGCCGCCTGATTGCCGATGCTCGTCCCGAAGAAGTCTACCGAGAGCACCGCTCCAGGCTGATTCCCCGCGTGGACGCCTGGGAAGATGATCCCCTTCCCCCGCCCTCTTCCTGTCTGCCTCCGACCGGGGATACACTACTCTCTGTCAGGGATCTGGGCCTGAATCATCCCGGCGGAACTTCGCTTCTTGAGAACCTTTCTCTGGAAATCCGCGAAAGAGAACGAATCCTGATTCTTGGAGACAATGCTTCGGGGAAGAGCAGTCTTCTGAAACTCCTGGCCGGACTGGCCGATCCGGATCGCGGAGAAATCAATCATCAGGATTCTCTGCGCAGAGCCCTGGCTCTTCAGGATCCGGAGAGGGCCTGCTTTGCGGAGACGGTTCTTGAAGAAGCCATGTTTGCTCCCCTTCGGCAGGGTTTCTCTTTTGAGGAGGCAGAGGCGATCGCAAGGGAAGCTCTGGAGAGAATGGGCCTGCAGTTTGCGGAGAAGGATCCGCTTCTTCTCTCAGCAGGCGAGCAGAGGCGACTTGCCATTGCCTCGCTTCTTGCTGCCCGTCCCGATCTTCTCCTTCTGGATGAAGCTGCTGCGGCTCTTGACCCCGACGGGATTCACCTGCTTCGTCGGGCTTTGGAAGGCTGGTCGGGGACCTTGCTCTGGGCGGATTGCTGCCTGCCGACAGGCATGGAGTCCTTTTTCCATCGACGCCTGATCCTGCAGAATGGCACACTGGATGAGGGGGTTTCCGGATGA
- a CDS encoding tetratricopeptide repeat protein: MRYFALVLLLLAACSRQPPPPPETAPALSPSTAGLVNEGLSLASRGEYTEAILLFREALKKNSDAADAAYNLGIVYRKIGRLEKAGEALRLALKNSTRRPEFHYALGMVYFDQGAWSRAARCFQRSWRLDENFPALYALAETRARQGRKREAEILRERYLEMDPDSVWGREIRRKLEESR, from the coding sequence TTGAGGTACTTTGCCCTCGTCCTTCTTCTTCTTGCGGCTTGTTCCCGGCAGCCTCCCCCTCCTCCGGAAACTGCGCCCGCTCTTTCTCCCTCGACAGCCGGTCTTGTAAATGAAGGCCTGTCCCTGGCCTCCCGGGGCGAGTACACGGAGGCAATCCTCCTCTTTCGGGAAGCACTGAAGAAAAACTCCGACGCAGCCGATGCTGCCTACAATCTCGGGATCGTCTATCGCAAGATCGGGCGACTGGAGAAGGCCGGAGAGGCCCTGCGCCTTGCACTCAAGAACTCGACCCGCCGTCCCGAGTTTCACTATGCTCTCGGCATGGTCTATTTCGATCAGGGAGCCTGGTCCCGGGCTGCCCGATGCTTCCAGCGTTCCTGGCGGCTCGATGAGAATTTCCCGGCTCTTTACGCTCTGGCCGAGACCCGTGCTCGGCAGGGACGGAAGCGGGAGGCCGAGATCCTCCGCGAGCGCTATCTTGAAATGGATCCGGACAGCGTTTGGGGTCGCGAGATTCGACGCAAACTGGAGGAGTCCCGCTGA
- the dusB gene encoding tRNA dihydrouridine synthase DusB translates to MNRSRTKTESVEALRKLLRGGGAAVAPMAGITDRSFRRICRRMGSIYVTTELLSSEGWSRGGARTERMAAFSEEERPLGIQLFGSNPSSMAESARRAGELSPDFIDINFGCPVKKVVRSGGGSACMKDLPLMREIVSAVNEATELPVSMKIRAGWDEQHLNAPEAAGLAEEEGLAFVTVHGRSRTQFFQGRANLEIIRETKQAVSLPVVGNGDVVDADSYEAMIEKTGVDAVLVGRGCIGNPWVFQEIEARRQGRNWNAPLLEERVELILEHLSAKVENLGERRGVVEFRKQIAWYLKGFPGASALRKGVFSQSDHAGIRETLLAFLREDTS, encoded by the coding sequence ATGAATCGTTCCAGAACTAAGACGGAATCTGTCGAGGCCCTGCGCAAACTCCTTCGAGGGGGAGGAGCGGCGGTTGCGCCCATGGCCGGCATCACGGATCGCAGCTTTCGGAGAATCTGCCGGAGGATGGGTTCGATCTATGTCACGACGGAACTGCTTTCCAGTGAGGGTTGGAGCCGGGGGGGCGCACGCACAGAGCGCATGGCCGCATTCAGCGAGGAAGAACGCCCCCTGGGAATCCAGCTTTTCGGTTCCAATCCTTCCTCCATGGCCGAGTCCGCTCGCCGGGCCGGGGAACTCTCTCCGGACTTCATTGATATCAACTTCGGCTGTCCCGTGAAAAAGGTGGTTCGAAGCGGGGGAGGTTCTGCCTGCATGAAGGATCTTCCCCTGATGCGGGAGATCGTCTCTGCGGTCAATGAGGCCACGGAGCTTCCGGTGAGCATGAAGATCCGCGCGGGCTGGGATGAGCAGCACCTGAACGCTCCCGAGGCGGCCGGGCTTGCCGAGGAAGAGGGACTGGCCTTTGTCACCGTCCACGGGCGAAGCCGGACGCAGTTCTTCCAGGGTCGGGCGAATCTGGAGATCATCCGGGAAACGAAACAGGCCGTGAGTCTGCCGGTGGTGGGCAACGGCGATGTTGTCGATGCCGATTCCTATGAAGCCATGATCGAAAAGACCGGCGTGGATGCAGTCCTGGTGGGTCGGGGTTGTATCGGCAATCCATGGGTCTTTCAGGAGATTGAGGCAAGACGGCAGGGGCGGAACTGGAATGCGCCCCTCCTGGAAGAGCGCGTGGAACTGATCCTCGAGCATTTGTCTGCAAAGGTGGAGAATCTTGGAGAGAGGCGGGGAGTAGTGGAGTTTCGAAAACAGATTGCCTGGTACCTGAAGGGCTTTCCTGGAGCTTCCGCACTGAGAAAGGGCGTGTTTTCCCAAAGCGATCATGCCGGAATCCGGGAAACACTTCTGGCCTTTCTCAGGGAGGACACCTCTTGA
- the alr gene encoding alanine racemase, whose translation MTADSWIEISRSLILHNYGIFLKLAAGRDLLPIVKANAYGHGLEEVAEILSEAGQIWFGVHSAAEAQRLATVAGKKKILILSRTRKEDLAELLPLGARFTVVDQEGLEETEAEGKKIGRPIPIHLKLETGVHRQGFMPSDLAKLAETVRESPFLDPEGAHGHFANIEDSTDHSYALQQMEQFRRALEELESRGVRVRMKHHSCSAAGILFPETAFDLLRVGISLYGHWPSRETLASARALERNDLDLKPALSWKTRLHQVKEVPAGSHVGYGCTWKAGKKTRIGILPIGYSDGYDRGLDRAWVLVRGQRAPLRGRVMMNLCVVDLSEIPEARRDDEVVLIGSQGEETLGAETLAGLIGTINYELLARLASHLPRWVVD comes from the coding sequence ATGACTGCGGACTCCTGGATCGAAATCTCCCGCTCCCTCATTCTCCACAATTACGGGATCTTTCTCAAGCTCGCCGCCGGGCGGGACCTTCTCCCGATCGTGAAGGCCAATGCCTATGGACACGGCCTGGAGGAAGTTGCCGAAATCCTGTCCGAAGCCGGGCAGATCTGGTTCGGGGTTCACTCTGCCGCAGAAGCTCAGCGTCTGGCAACAGTAGCCGGAAAGAAGAAGATTCTAATCCTCTCGAGAACCCGGAAGGAAGACCTGGCAGAACTTCTGCCCCTGGGCGCCCGTTTCACCGTGGTTGATCAGGAAGGTCTGGAGGAAACCGAGGCGGAGGGCAAGAAGATCGGTCGCCCCATCCCGATTCACCTGAAGCTGGAGACCGGAGTACACCGGCAGGGATTCATGCCCTCCGACCTGGCGAAGCTGGCAGAAACCGTCCGGGAGAGCCCTTTCCTGGATCCTGAAGGCGCCCATGGCCATTTCGCCAATATCGAGGACAGCACGGATCATTCCTATGCCCTGCAGCAAATGGAACAGTTTCGTCGGGCACTAGAGGAACTGGAAAGCCGGGGAGTCAGGGTCCGCATGAAGCACCACTCCTGTTCGGCGGCAGGGATCCTGTTCCCGGAAACCGCCTTTGACCTCTTGCGCGTCGGCATCTCCCTCTACGGACACTGGCCCAGTCGCGAGACTCTGGCCAGCGCGCGGGCTCTGGAGAGAAACGATCTGGACCTCAAGCCCGCCCTGAGCTGGAAGACCCGACTTCACCAGGTCAAGGAAGTCCCCGCAGGAAGCCATGTCGGCTATGGCTGTACCTGGAAGGCCGGAAAGAAAACGAGGATCGGCATTCTCCCGATCGGCTACTCGGACGGCTATGACCGGGGACTGGACCGGGCCTGGGTTCTCGTTCGGGGGCAGCGTGCGCCACTGAGAGGAAGGGTCATGATGAACCTCTGCGTCGTGGATCTCAGCGAGATTCCCGAGGCAAGACGGGATGACGAGGTGGTGCTGATCGGAAGTCAGGGAGAGGAAACTCTTGGCGCGGAAACGCTGGCCGGGCTGATCGGGACCATCAACTACGAGTTGCTTGCCCGTCTTGCTTCCCACCTTCCCCGATGGGTGGTGGACTGA